The Balearica regulorum gibbericeps isolate bBalReg1 chromosome 23, bBalReg1.pri, whole genome shotgun sequence sequence aaggcagTTAGATCGAAGTGATGTGAAATATGATTCAATTTACTTGAAAATTATATGAACTTGGGCCTAAATTATCATTCCTTTCCCTGATGCTGCCAATAGCAGAGGTATCTGGAGTTTTAATAGCTCAGCATCAGATCCTGCTGAATAACTCACTGAAAGCAACAGGTTTAGTTATGTGAGGCTGGACTGCCAAGTTAAAGACGGGGTTAGAGGACAGAGCCATTACATTGCTTACTTACAAGAATTTGAGCGGAGGAATAACTGTGAGTATAAGTGAAGTAACTTCAATAGCACGGTACGCATGTGTAAAAGTAACGACCTGTGGAAGTGCTTTTCTAATGTCTTCAGCCCATAGTAAAGATgttaggaaaacagaagtgcagAGCATCAGACGCTTGCTAGAAATAGTCATGGAGAAGCAAGGTCAGTTAACACAACGATGCTGTAGGATTTGGCAATATTAGACTGCggaataaaagaataaaagctgcTCACAGCTTTTCCAGTGAttctattttagaaatatgcccattctgaaaattaaatgcaagacTGTCTCCTTGGCTTTGGTCCTCCTCCAAAAGTTCTGTGCTGAATCAAGGCATGAATCTTCAACTGGATCCAGCTAGCAAAGGCTGCACGAGTTATTGCAGGTATCAAACCATGATGGAGCTCAATGAACTGTACTACACAATTCAGGCTTCTCTATCAAGTTGCAACACTGCCTCTCTAAACGAGCTCTTGTGCAAAGATGCAAAGTTTCCAATGCAAAAAGTATAGCTGTTTCTGCTCCAGCTACGTGTGCACACCGGGTATCCGTGGTTCCAATGGCTCTCAGTAAAAACAGCCCTGAAAAGGGACTACAGGAGGGAGATTCCTTCCTTGGGCCATGGAAGAGAGAAGACCTCAGTATACGGATTCCTCTCAGCTGCAAGAGTTGATATCCATTGCTGGCTGTGTCTTGGCTGCTCCACAGACACTCACTGGTCAGTGTGCTGACCCAGTGTTCACCTCTATTTTGTCTATTTTGATCATACGATTTTTGGGGCACCGCCTCTTGCAATGTGTTTGCCTTGTGCCTAGTCTGGGCTGAAGTCTCTCTGGTTAGTATTCAAATACCAAAACCAAGTGGTAGTTGCCCAAAACTGCAATTGCCCAGCAGAAAACATTTGGGGTAACCCCAAGCCAGCGCTGAGATTCTGTGTTGTTTAAACCCTCTACTCTCCCCTTTCTAAGCTCTCCATGTGTATGCGCACCTGGGGACACAATGCTACATGAATGAAAGTGGTAAGTGGAGCCAAATGACACATCCTGAAAAGCAGAAGGGCAAAATGATAAATCACAATTGTAGAGATCAAACGCATCGGCTGCGCAATGGCTGTTTGTGTTCCCTCGGGAGAACACAGCTGCTTGTTTTCCAAGGGATTAGCTTCAAAGGTAAGCTCTTCTCTGGAAGATTTCAATAAAAGCCCATACAGACACTCCTCCTTGGCTCCTCCAGTGCAAGCTCTCTGCTCAGGCACTGCCAGCTAGCCAGGATAAGAGAGCTGTCCCTGGTATTCCACCTTGTACCCCTCCGCACCTTCCTTGTGCCAAAATGCCTGCACACAAGGCAGATCTCGCAAAGCTTTAtccaggcagaggaaaaggacagaTGCCTCGCACCCAAGTCACACGGGCCCTTTGGATAGGTTGTGCCGTTTTCCAGGAAGGTCAAGAAAACAGAGCCAAGCCTGCCATCAGCCTCTTAGCCCCTTGATAAAACAGAGTCCCCAGGTACCTATCTGTATTTGCTGTGGATATAAAGCAGGCTGAGCAGCCAgccccttttcctttcctgagatCTGCACTGTGATTCGCATCACCATTCAGAGGAGCCACCCCAATCATCTAGGGTATTTCCACCTTTGCTACACTGAGATCAAAGCTCACGGAGCGATGTGCTGAAAGCCAGCAACTCCAGAAGGGCAAGGAGGGGCTAAACCACAGTATCTCTGCTGAAAGCGATAGGCGCTGTACAGTTGAATCACATTCTGCTGACCCAAAGGGGAAATGTAGGATCTCCCCAGAGCtctctttggaaaaacaaaagccaaacccCATTAGCCAGCCATATCTGGCACAGAGGAACCTGCGAGGAAACCACATACCACCCAATGCTGAAATACAGGGTAGGGCACCTCTGTTCTCCGCAAATGAGCGGTCCTTGCTGTTGGGCTCCTAAAGGATGATTTTGTATTAATAATAGCAGGCTTATATGCTTCCTTCCTAACTTGGCGTGCAGAAGCGATGAATTTGCTTCTTCCGTAACAACCTCTTCCAGCTGCTCTATGCTTTCACTGAATTCCTCTAATGCTCGTTTCATTCCCTCAGTCCCTACAGATTTTGGCAAACGGGTATACCAAGGAGTGCGAGTGAAACATACAGTCAAAGACCTTCTTGCTGAAAAACGATCCAAGCAGAGCAGTGGCTCCCGCTTCAGTGTAAGTCACTTTCAACCCATTCCACctcccttttgtttttgtttttttttttttttaaaccagaaaagtcATGTCATGTAATCCTCttgtttaaaaagcatttatgttGAATTCAGGGCACTGCCAATATTgacaaaaaatagcaaaaaatttGCAACACTAGTGTTTGCCCCAAAAGCTCACAGATGGCTCCTTGATTTTTTACATCAGTGAACCTTTGAGGGATTAaagtgggtttttgtttttttttttttttaaaaagcaaatcagtAATGCTaaatttctcattcctttttcaCTAGCTACATAACTTGGTGCCACAAAAATAGATGTTCTTCCCTGAATGTTGTGCTCCTTCTAGCTCCTCTCTAGCATACTAGAATGCCAGCGGAAATACAGTGATGTTATGGTCTGGAAAGAAGCCAAGCATCAGTTTGTAAGAGATGATTTCTTCTTAAAGTGGTTCTATGGCAACCGGAAACCTAAGTCAAATTATAGTACACtacattgttttttctcaatTACTAGCCATAAAAGCAATGCTGTCCCAGAAAGGGACACAATATTGCAGGTGCCAGCACATCCAGTGGCATATTAAGCCATTTCCCGTGTGCTCTCCAGACTCACCTTTTCCAAGCAGCAGCACTTCACTTCCAGGCTGATTGGGAGCAGTGGAGCCACTGATAGATGAGGAGATGCAGTCAAGCTGCTGAAACTGTGTCCTGGAAGGAAAAAGTGGGAGCAGAGAGCTGAATTACTGGCAGCAGAATACATATATAAAGAGTTTTGATGCTCTTTCCCCCCTCAAGCCATTTGCCTCAGGCTTTTTGCCTTTAGCAAAACCAAGAGACCTCAAAGGGACttgcaagtatttttctcactgttactTTCATGCTTGTTAACTGTGTTacaaaacaggcagaaaaccaGCATGAGCATCACCAAACAAAGCAAGATCTAGCCATAGATCTCTTCACAGCCTTCAGCTAACGCAGAAAGGCAGAAGACCCCGTGAGCCATGGACAGTCACTGGGAAACACATGCTCCCACCAGCCAGGCATTTGGGAAGTTTGctttggggagcagcaggaagcAAGTGCTGTGTTTGCACTCACTGAGAAAACAGATTCTTGTTGATGCCTATCATGCTTTACCTGCACCCTTTCTGGAGGCAGCAGCTTCAATGGCTGCAATCAAAAGCTGTAGGAACTGTAAAATACTTGCTGGTTGCTTTATTGCCCTTTGCTTTGTATTCCAAAGCTTAGCAGTTGTGTGTCTATCTGATGCAAAATCAGTCCTGTTGCTAATTCTCTATGAGAGACAAAAAATTATTGTGCAGGGCAAACATCCGTATTTACTCGAACATATCATGAAAAGAACATCTGTAAGTGCAGCTCTGGTTATCTGACGTAATATAATCTAGAATCAAAGCAAACGGCAGATAACTGAACACCCCTTTGTATATTTATGATGCAGTGTAATTTAGCTGCATCTTTTGTTTGAACATGATCTTTGCTCCAAAATCAGTAAGCCTTTGTTGTGCAAGGGGAGGTCTATGGAGGAGATCTGCAGTGCTAAGGAAAGGTCATTGCCCATCAGAGGTGAGCTGCTAGGCTCTTTACTCAGGCAGCAGAACAGCAACAATTTCACGACAGCCAGGCCTTGCACGCATCAAACATTAGGAAACCAGTACGTACTGTGACGAAAACAATACAATTTGGGCTTCTGAGTCCCCACCAACGGCAGGGCAGAAGGGCTTTATCAAGGGcctgacattttttcctttggctcaTCCACCGCATAGGCGCGAACCAGCAGCTACTCTCTGCAGGACAAAAGGATTACCCTCTTTTCTCGGGGGGGAACTGGTAGTTACAGAGATGAAGCACTATGCCCAGCAGCACTCAGAGGCCAGGGACAGATCATTGAGCAAACTTGCCGTCGGCAAACCAGCGAGGTGCCCTGCCCAAGACtaagctttgcttttgtgattAGTTTTTATTACTTCAGCTGCTGTACTACAGATTGGTCCCAGAGAGGAGATACACTGAAGCCAAAGTATGGTCAAAGGGCACCTTTGGTCCCCACTGCAGGACCAGGTCATTATTTTGACCTGGATTCTTACATTTACTCCCCCCAAGGCAGCCTTGTAGCTGAACAGTGCTCCTGGGTTACcaaggcagcaaagcagcacagctctctGGAGTACCCCCAGCCAGTATGTCTGCCCGGTCATGTGTAAGGCAGGCTGAGACCAAGCTCATCAACAGCTGAACATGCTGCGGGCTCAAGTGATGCTAAACAGGCACACTGACATGTCGCAGAAGATCCAGCtaccccagccccacagcactgAAAGGAAGTAATGCAGGGAGGAAATGAACTAATGGCCTTAAATTAAGCAGAGCCATTTGTTGCCCGAAGCGAGTAAAATGTAGGTCTCTGCAAGTATGCAAGTGCCTGCTATGATGAAGGCCAAAaatgggctgctgcagaggctcTTGCAGTTGAATTAAGGCAGGTAAGGCCCTTGCAGCTAACATCAGCTCTGTAGCTATCTATCATAGGTGTGTTCAAGAAGACCTGCTGCCTGTCACACACAGCCAGATAGTTTCAGCGGCTGTTGAACAGAAAGGATAAAAGACTAATTTAGATGCACTGATAATTTGAAATCCTCCATACTAGAGGCTGGCAGCTGTGCCCAGGGACCTTCCTGTCTCTCCAGTGAAGCATCCCAGCTCTCGTCACTGCAGTCCTTTGACCTGTAGCAGCATCTGTGCTACCTGGACCTCCTAACTCAACTTCTTCCTCAAACACAGTATTAGGGGTGCCAAACAACAGTACTAAACTACTTCCCGGTGGGGTGTTAAGGCTGGGGTCTGAACACGAGTGCAGAGGTCAGAGGTCTGCACCATTACTTTCAAAGAGACTCCTCCTCAGCAAACGCAGACTGACTGGAGGATACTACGGCCAcgggcaggcagaggaggtgtggggggggaaacCCTGAAGCAGGAGAAGGTATGACTAAAGTGACATGCATGCTGAGAGAGGGGTATCTGCTGAGATGAGATTTGCATGTGGAGGCTTTAGCTTTGCAGGGCAGCGTGCGTTACGAGCTGCGACCCTCACTGAGGTCTGCGGCCAAAAACGGCCCAGCTGGAGACAGGTGCAAGCCCCGGCTCTGACCCTGCAACGTGAACACTCTCATCTGCCCGCAAGCCAAAGGGCTCCTTCCTGACACCTCCCATCACTCCTGCAGCCCATGTGACTTGTGTGGGCTCAGAACTCATTTTCATgatggagcagggagcagctgcaaacctccctcagcagcaaaaggaagtcCTAGCACTGGCAAATTTAATTCAAATCTAAACCTCTAAATTTGGTTGCTTGCTATGGCAGGAACCTCCTGTTTACAGTATGCAAACTGAAAATAGCATGCCACCATCACTGGCCAGGACAACAGCACAGCTGAGGTAAACGCAACAGCGGGCGCTGTATTTCTGGTCTATGGGTTTGGAGGTCTAGAGACAGAACTCAACGAAACTCCACGTACGAGCTCTGCTCCAGAGGAACAGATGCCTTTGCCACAGTACTTTGTAAGGAATTAGCCACTGTGAGCGCCAGGTTCACTCAGGGCTAATTCTTTCTTACCTGGGGACCAAGAGGAGATTAGTATTATCAGTATTGCTGTAGAAGCCAAGTAGGGGCTGGAAACAACTGCCTTCTACACGCAGTCTGCTTGTTCTGCTAGGAGGGACCAGCTaaagcagctctgtggcagGTAGACACAGCACAGGAGACCTGAGCTAGAACACGGGCAGCGAACAATCTCTCTGTTTAGACCACCAAAGACTTAGATACCAGTTTGTTGCGACCTGTTTGGGGCCAAGATCAAAATGACTGCTCATTAAGGGGCCTTGCAGTACATGAGAAAGCAGCCAGTTATCTTGATATTTCTACTGCTATCAACTCCACGTAAGACTTTCAAAATCTCTTCTTAGCCTATATCTGCTAATACCTCAGAGGCCCCAGGCTTGAAATCTGGTACTTAAGCTCTTCATACTGATAGCACCAAGGCACAAAGAGTGCATCTGAATTATGCCAACACCTTCCAAAGCTATGTGCTTAGAGAGCTGCCTTGTTTTgaaaagactttattttaacatgtttttatcttttgcaGGGCAGCACCAGCACACCACAGTCATCAGCTGTCCAAATGCCAGGTGAGGTTTTCCTCCACCAATAAATACTTTCTGTGCAGGCTGGACAGTTGACACTGCTCCTGCCTATTCTCCTCCAAAGAACATGAGGTGAGCAAAGGAGCATTGGAgctccagctcctctgggcCACCCCTCAGAGAGAGCCCAGGAGGAAAGTAATCAAAAGAGTCAAAACAGGAACAGCAATAGTAAAAGAAAGGCCCCTGTAGCCTGTATGAAATTCCTAAAGAGGGGAAAGCCAGGCAATAAAAGCAGTTCCCACCTCTTTTGACAGAGGTGCTACACAGAACCTCTTCTTTTCCCCctgcattttccagtttttcctgcagctgaagAGAGAAAGTACGAAACCAGGAACTGACCTGTTTTGTCCCTTGAGCTCTTGGGCAGGGAAAAGGGAGTGAAGCTGGAACAGACGCAGGTGGCTTTGCAGCTGTAACCCCATcctccttcccaggggctgcagcagagcaaagaagcagcaaaggctggCAAAACTAACCTCCATCCCACTGGCCTCATGTGCTGCAGGGGGAGGTCATCAGCTGGATCAGGGCGGTTGGAGGTGCTAAAAGCACTTGGGCTGACACACCTGTTTCAAGACAGGATTGACGCCTGCCCTGGGCAATGCTAGAGAGAAAAGGGCTCTACTTTGTACCTGCAGAGATGCCCATAGCTCCGTGGCTCCCCAGGCGTTGCTGTTAACTTTCCCTTTAGCCAACCCTTTTTTCTGACCACCACAGGCTCACCTACCACAGCCAGTTACTACCACGGCGCCAGGAGATCCTTCACAACCGAATTGGATGTCCACAACACAAAGCAGTTTGTCAGTGATGTCTACTCGTCCCCTCTAGGGTCCAAGCCCTTCTCATGCGATTCCTCCGCCACTCAGGGCTACCCGGCACTTCCAGACCCGTATCTCACCGACCAATATGGGGATTACCGTGCTACTGCCCTCACAGCTGGTACCAGCTCCTTCTTCAGCCCTTCTTCTGTGCCCCCTCTCCTGCCATCCTTCTCTAATGACACAGCGCACTTCCTACTAGTGAGTGAGTCTACAGTTCTCAGCCACCCAATGAAAGATCACCCAATTTAAAGCTGGGGATGCCAGGGGGACTCACGTGGGAAGGATGTGGCTGTCACAGGAGGCAACCACAGCAGATGGAACAGAGCTGAGGCGGGAAtggtttttctctttattcccGTCTAATTATCCCCTCTTCTTGTTGGAGACCAGCTCCTAAATTAACTaccatccctgctccccaaaaCAACTACTCCATTAAGCTCCTTAAGTTTCCAGAAACATCCTTTGTTGGCCTATCCTTATCCTTGCTGCTTCCCAGGAGCTGGCTCCATTCACATCCTGGGCCCTGCGGGGTCAGGGCTAGTCAGTCCCACCACAAGCCTGTTCCAGGCCTTGTTCACTACTGACAGCATGGATGTTTCCTTTCAACAGACTTAACACCAAATACTGCCCCAGAGCAACAGAAACCCTTGTGAGTGTTCCCAGCTAGGCTGTAGGGATATCTTGGCTTGGTGAAGCCAACCTAGATATGCCATTACCTCCAGGACAAGCTTCTATTCTTAAGGGTCTTTCTTGCCTTCTTTCCCCACTTTCATGCAGAGAGAGCCCTGGGAGCAGACCTCACCCAACAGTCTCAGCCAGTTGGACAGTGCGTGCTCAGACATTCTGCAAGCACTGCCTGCTAGCGCCAGCTGCCTCTCCTCACACGAGTCTGGAGGCATTTCCCCGTACCGAAGCTCAGGTTGGACCCCAGCCATCCCCGGAGCCCAGTCCTACCCTCTGCATCCTCTTGAAGATGTTCACTACTCCACTAGCTATGCTGCCACCTCACCCTACTCCTTCTCACCCTTCATGACTGTGGCAAACGAGCTTACCTCTAGGATGAGCCACCTCTCGCCGGAGCAGTCCTCAGAGACACCACCTCTTCACGATAACTCTGCCTGGGCAAAAGAAGATGGAAGTCCCGTCTGGGGGACTTACGAAGGGCGAAGAACTTACTGATGAGAGATaagagctggaggaaaagaaaaatggaccATTACTGAAGCAAAATCATTACTTGCACACTTTTTCCTAAAGCTGGTCCTTCAGAGGATGCTAACAACATGCAATGCTTTATGTTCTGTTTAGAAATACAGTCACTTGGATATACCACATTTAGCTTATAGTGGTGCCTTCTAGCACCTTATGAAGGTCATTGTTCATAATCCCGCTGTGCTACAAGTAACACACAGGTACTTCTTTGCAGATGCTAAGAAAACAGGTTGCTCTGAACCTTAAACTACATCTACAAAGTGACATGACCAGAAGAGATTTGGgaaggctggggagcagggcaggggctgggggaagccCTCGTTAATAGAATAGAGTCTGTATAATGGTATCTGGTTACCTAGTGGCACAAATGTACATCGCTAATGCTAGCATGCTGTGAACGTGGCATTGTCTGGGCCAACAGTTATGGCCAGAGTAGCACACAGCACGGAAGGCTACAACAAAATAAACCTCACCATGCTACAACAGGGCCTGGCAGCTTAGGGTGTTGGCAGGGACTGTCGGGGCACCATCCTGCCTGCTGAGCTGCACGTGAGGAagcctccccatccctcccatctgCAATGCACAAACCACATCCTCCCCAATTTCTCTCTTGCcctgaagaaaacacagagctgTTCCCCCTCTTGCGTATGCCAGATCAATATAAGTGAGGTGACCCAGAGCTCAGTGTCAGTGGGCATAAGGCAGACTGCTCCCAGCCCCTTGCCAAGAGGCACCCACCCGGGGCGGTAATTGGGAACAAGGCTGATTGACTGGAAGTCCCAGTGGCAGGGCCGGGCTCCACGGCCACTAGAGGTAGCTCTGCACACACgaacacacactcacacacacagggGAGTCCTGCGCAACCCTCCCAGACGTGTCCGTACTCACCAGAGGCTACCCACTTTGCCCCATCTCATCCCCCAGCTTGGCACCCGTAGAAGCAGCAACAAAAGCTTCACTGAGGAAGAACAGGTGCTTTCCAGGGCCTGAGAGCGCGTAGTGATGAGATGCTTTAAGGCCCTCCTTGCCTATTCTCCTCAAACCCTGGGGCTGACGGGGCTTTTGGAGACTTCTCAGCACCCTCCAGGGATCATAAATGGCACCGGGGCCACAGGATCGGGCCCAGAGCATTGCTTCTTGCCATGCTGGCTGCAGGCACCTCTCTGCGGAGAACGTGCACTGgggacacagcactgcacctAGAAACAAGCAACAATATCGGGCCCCTGTACACAACACCGCGGAGAGCTGCCAAGCGGGCCGGGCCAGCCCTTCTACACAAAGCCCTTTCTTTTACAGGTGTACCACCTAGCACCACCCCTGGCACCCCTCATCCTGTAGCCCAGGAACGTCCCTGCACCTCCGTGCACACGCAGCAACCATACCAGCCCCTCACTCGGCCCACACCTGGCAGACACCACCTCCCTGATTGTTGGGGCATCCGTTAACCATCCAGGCATCAAAGGCTGGAACGAGTGCTCCCAGGGATGTGTGCAGCTGCCCCAGGACAGACCTCTCACCCTGACCTCtcgcagcacagctgagaagCAGCTGTAAGACCCAGAGCGCCAGCAGCCCTGGTGCACCGTGCCCAGCAGAGCCCGTTTATGTACTCAGGGGCTCAGTGCAGCCCCTGCTTCTATGCACGGGTGCCCACAGCCCACCACAGCAGCGGGCGGCAGGGACGGGGTGCCCGCCCGCAGGCGTCGCTGCGCTCCCGGGGCCGTCGTGGGGTCACAGCCGCCGGCCAGCCCCGACCGCCGTAAGATGCTCACCCCTGCACCCtagccctgctgctgggctgctccccGGCTTCCCCGAGGGCTGACCCCCCGGAGCCCCGGCTCGGGCAGAGGACCACGGCCGGCCGGGACAGCTCGGCCAGctcctggctgggctggggtccCTCCCGATGCTTCTCGATTCCCCAGCCTTGTTCAGACCTGCTCGGAAAAGCAAACTCCGGTGGCTCTCTGTGCCTCAACTCTCGCCTCCGCCCACCCCACGGGCTGTGCCCGTCTTTTTGCCAGTCGGGCCCcagagagagacaggaaaagctGGGCTCAGGGAAAGAGCCCGCAGCTAGGGCTCCTCCACTCACATGCTAAGCACGGGTCCAGGTGAGTCGGGCTGCCTCCGTGTTTGGTCTGTGGGCACCGCAGGCTCCCACGAGTGGCAGGTGTGGAGCATCGCAGGGTAGCACCTGCCCAGCTAGAGCTCTTCCCCTGACCACGGACGAGGGCAAG is a genomic window containing:
- the POU2AF2 gene encoding POU domain class 2-associating factor 2 isoform X2, encoding METVPTDFGKRVYQGVRVKHTVKDLLAEKRSKQSSGSRFSGSTSTPQSSAVQMPGSPTTASYYHGARRSFTTELDVHNTKQFVSDVYSSPLGSKPFSCDSSATQGYPALPDPYLTDQYGDYRATALTAGTSSFFSPSSVPPLLPSFSNDTAHFLLREPWEQTSPNSLSQLDSACSDILQALPASASCLSSHESGGISPYRSSGWTPAIPGAQSYPLHPLEDVHYSTSYAATSPYSFSPFMTVANELTSRMSHLSPEQSSETPPLHDNSAWAKEDGSPVWGTYEGRRTY
- the POU2AF2 gene encoding POU domain class 2-associating factor 2 isoform X1, whose translation is MLSLNSSNARFIPSVPTDFGKRVYQGVRVKHTVKDLLAEKRSKQSSGSRFSGSTSTPQSSAVQMPGSPTTASYYHGARRSFTTELDVHNTKQFVSDVYSSPLGSKPFSCDSSATQGYPALPDPYLTDQYGDYRATALTAGTSSFFSPSSVPPLLPSFSNDTAHFLLREPWEQTSPNSLSQLDSACSDILQALPASASCLSSHESGGISPYRSSGWTPAIPGAQSYPLHPLEDVHYSTSYAATSPYSFSPFMTVANELTSRMSHLSPEQSSETPPLHDNSAWAKEDGSPVWGTYEGRRTY